Part of the Girardinichthys multiradiatus isolate DD_20200921_A chromosome 14, DD_fGirMul_XY1, whole genome shotgun sequence genome is shown below.
AGTCAAACCATCAGCCCAGGTGAAGATCTGAAAGAGTCCAACTAAAATAACCATTCATCTAAATAACAGACTAACTGCTCCAAAACATGGATTCATGTGCTTGAAATCATTGCCCTATTGCATTAGGAATGGCTTCCCTCCCAGAAATGTCTGCAGCCTTCATTGACCTTCATCAAAATGGCTGCATGTGTGAAACCCCTTCAGTCCAGTAAATGTAACGGAAACTTTAGGATATCCACGAAGAAGCGAGATGGCCTCTTCCTAACGAGTGTGCTACAGAATTGTGTAGCCACCAGTGCAGCGCTAGCTCAACACAGGCAGCACATGAGTGTAGAAGTATTTCAATTCACAGGGAGTCAAAGAAAATGGGCTTTGCGATGAGAATACAAGAAAAAAGCCACTTCTGTCCAAGAAAAAAACTTAAAGTCTAGGGTTGTCAGAATATTCAATAGATCTATTTattaaataggaaaaaaaaaaggaattctTAAGACACTCATTTCAAAGTGAATACAAACAGCCATTTTAATGTTCCCAAGCAGAAGTTTCACCCAGCATAGctgcagaaacacagaaacTCTGCCCCTCCCCTACCTGCAGGGGCTCAACTCAACAATCATAGAAATCAAACAGTAGACTTCTGCTGCTTGAAAGTTGAAACTTCTGGAAAATGGCAAGTAAGTCTTTTGGGACCCTCTTTAGTTGACGAGGCTAAAGGGGGTGTTGGTCAGGGGTATTTTGCATATGAGGCAGATGCACAGGAAAAGCGGAAGGATGAATCCCCGAAGCTAGCTATGCTAGCGTTACAACCGACACTCGAATGGGCGCCTGATCATGTTATAAAACAGAGGAGCAAAGTGGGGAAAATCAGAACAGAGTTTCTCCACCAACAACCATGACTTCACAGGCAAgcgagagaaaaaaaagaacacaaggtTCTTTATCCCCAGATAAAAAAAACCTCTAACATAAAACTTGTATCAGCATTTAATATATTCCTGGAGCAATTATGATTCTCAGTTAAATCAATGTCTTAACAGGATAGAGCGCTACATGCAGGTTATGGCGAGGGAGATCCTGAGTTCAATcttctgatttttcttttcagagaaTGCTGTCTCACATACATGTTGACTTAATAAGTCCTAGTTAAAGACTGTATCGCCACATTTAGCTAGGAAGCTGTTACTAGGATGAAGTTCCTAAAAAAAGGGGATTCATTGGAACTGATGCAGACTGCATGACACTGATACGTTTCTCATTTGCTGCAGTATATTACACCAGCAGGCCTAGCCCACCCCTAAATGATAAAAATCTCTATAGATGTTCTGTTGTATTTTATCTGATTCACCCTGAATGAGAGAAGTCCAGTTTTGTCTTTCCCATGGCTGTCTGTCTGGACAGATCACCCTCAGATGAAGTACCTTTATTTCCAAATCAGATCGCAGCACACGGAGCGTCTTTGACTGAACCAAGGAGAACTGGACTAATACTGAGCAATTATTTAacttacaggtacatctaaaaataaatgtaagtaAGGTGTAAAAGTtcaatttttcatttcattcactTGCTTGCATTATTAATAAATGTCCTTGGAACATAGGAAATAAATGttgaagcagcaaaacagcctTTAGTTTTACTGGCAACACATTTGGCCATTACTGCGATGGCAGAAAGTCGTTGTACTGTGTTGTGTAATGTGTAGTAGTGTTGTACCTGGTCATTGAGCCAGTTCTGTCCATACAGAGTGCCCAGGTCATCCATGGTCAAAACATGGCGCTTGTAGTTGACTCTGAATGTTTTAGCCACTGCAGACCCAGATGAACGTTGAAAGGATTGAATGAGATGCTGGACCACCCCTTTCCTTTAAAAGAACCATATGATATGGAAATCAGTGCTTATACAGGTACAGCTACAAAAATCAGAACATCGTGAAAACGTTCAAACAGAAGTTCAAACTctcatattatatagattcattacacatagactgaaatatttcaagcctttatttcttgtaatttggatgattatgatttacagataatgaaaacccaataaTCAGTCTCAGAAACTTAGAATATTATacaagatcaataaaaaacaagattttaaatgtcaggcttcaaaatattatgtttttctaTACATTtcatacttggttggggctcctttcacatgaattactgcatcaatgcagcgtgacATAGAGACAagcagcctgtggttctgctgagatgtaatggaagcccaggtttctttaatagctgccttcaggtcacCTGCATCATTGGTTTTGGTgtccctcatcttcctcttgacagttACCttatagattctctatgggattcaggtcagaCCAGTCTGCTGGCCAATCAGCCACAGTAACAACATGGTTAttggaccagcttttggtatCTTTGGGAGTGTGGGTCAGTACCAGGTCCTGCTGgcaagcttttcagcagatggaagcaggaaGTGCTCTAAAAGTTCCTAGTAGATGGCGGCATTAAATGTGGACTTCATAGAACCCAGTAGACCAACACCagtagatgacatggcaccctaAATCAtaactgactgtggaaacatctcactggacttcaagccatgtggattctgtgcctctaaACTCTCCcttcagactctgggaccttgatttccaaactttaatctgaaaagaggactttggacttctccttagcccaggtaagatgcttgtaGCTCATGTGTAGGATTAATCTGTGCATAGTGGCTCTTTATGAACTGATTCCagtctcagtccactccttgtgaagctcctctAAATTCTTGAACTGAATGTTGACAATCCTCTACTGGCTGTGGTTATCGCTGTTGCTGATTCACCTATTCCTACCCACTTTTCCCtcccactcaactttctataaaTATACTTGGAATAAACTGTTAACAAACTTCTTCAACAATGACCCCctggagggtgtcagtgactgtcttctAGACAtttgtccagtcagcagtcttccccatggtTGTGTCTCCTattgacccagactgagagaacACTTAGAGGCTCAGAAGAACTTTGTagatgttttgagttaattggCAGATTACGGTGGgacaccatgagtttccaaGATTTAaccttcatagacactaaatttggggttttcattatatgtaagccataatcatcaaaattaataaaggcttgaaatattttactatatGTGTAACAATTCTatatgtgtttgactttctgtaaTGAGTGACAAATAATATAGAACTTatgatctcagtgctgcatttgatacagtcgatcacaatattctcttagaaaggctggaatatgctgtagggatcaggggaacagcactaggctggtttaaatcttatttgtctgacagattccagtttgttcatgtaaatgataaatcatctttaaactccagggttaattgtggagtaccacatggttcagtacttgggccaattctctttactatatacaggtccttctcaaaatattagcatattgtgataaagttcattattttccataatgtcatgatgaaaatttaacattcatatattttagattcattgcacactaactgaaatatttcaggtcttttattgtcttaatacggatgattttggcatacagctcatgaaaacccaaaattcctatctcacaaaattagcatatcattaaaagggtttctaaacgagctatgaacctaatcatctgaatcaacgagttaactctaaacacctgcaaaagattcctgaggcctttaaaactcccagcctggttcatcactcaaaaccccaatcatgggtaagactgccgacctgactgctgtccagaaggccactattgacaccctcaagcaagagggtaagacacagaaagaaatttctgaacgaataggctgttcccagagtgctgtatcaaggcacctcagtgggaagtctgtgggaaggaaaaactgtggcagaaaacgctgcacaacgagaagaggtgaccggaccctgaggaagattgtggagaagggccgattccagaccttgggggacctgcggaagcagtggactgagtctggagtagaaacatccagagccaccgtgcacaggcgtgtgcaggaaatgggctacaggtgccgcattccccagacctgggctacagagaagcagcactggactgttgctcagtggtccgaagtacttttttcggatgaaagcaaattctgcatgtcattcggaaatcaaggttccaataggtcaaattattgggcagcatagaataaattttcactgttacgctgatgatactcagctttacttatccataaatcctgatgagcccaaccagttagatacaCTACAGGTATGtcttggaaaatataaaaacttggatgactttacattttctgacaGAAGTTGCAGTCTTTGGACCggaatctttgaaaaaaaaaaaaaaaaaaaaaaaaaaaaagtgcttaggcaatcaattaatgtggatggcattaaattgacctcaggtaataaagtaaaaaaccatgGTGTTATTtgtgaccaggacatgtaatttaaatcccatattaaacaagtttctaggatttccttctttcacctcatTGCCAACAACATTGGCacaacattgccaaaattagaaatatcctgtccaggagtgatgttGAAAAActggtccatgcatttgttacttcaaggctggactattgtaattcgttactatcagcaTGTCCACAAAacgcagttaaaagccttcaggtgatccaaaatgctgcagcaagagttcagATGAAAATGAAAGATTATATTTCTCCTAGGCTAGGTCAGGctttaaactttcctttttgataaaacttatagttagagtgccttaggttatcctgagctatctctgtagttatgctgctataggcttaggctgctggatgacataatgaccacttttactCTCTCTGCTatattctcatactactctccaattttgggttatttgctgttatttcagcttttaactttatgttctctctctgttttttctcttcctagaagatacatctggcctggctttgtatttagctgtggcaccttcatggaggggggcatcatccCATATTatatcatacatcagagatctgattgttccatatgttcctaacagagcactttgttctcataCTGCAGTTTCACTGGTTGTtcttagagtctctagaagtagaattggaggcagatcctttagttatcaggctcctctcctgtggaaccagctcccaggtttagtccgtgaggcagacaccctgtctacttttaaggctaggcttataactttcctttttgataaagcttatagttaaagTGTCTTGGTTTATCAGgaagggagccttcctcccaccctgttggttggagtaagggggagtcaggtttagcctaaaccggctcagttatggttgaggtacaAACACACcgtccatttctgctacctgtacgACCCCTTCTATTTcgaatggttataatcagtctgacagagagaggtatcccaatccttgtggtttttagtataacaatgaccatcagtgggaccctttgtggggttccttgagacgacattgttgtaaataagcgccgtttaactaaataatctgaactcaaactatctctgtagttatgctgctataggcttaggctgctggaggacataatgaccactttcaccctcttcgctacattctcacactactctccaattctgcattatttgctgttatttcagcttttaacgttgttctctcttttctcttcctagaagctacacctggcctgactctgtgtctacctgtgacacctttctggagaggggaatcgtccgagcatctgctggcaacaacttaatgctcaccctctaccgatgatccatatggccctgtcttttagtgtttaatcctttctctctcctagacatggcaattgactgagcttctactgtgactaactctatgtgctctctttcagactctaaccttgaaaactggctcagagtttatctgttctttctttctagatgaaatgactaaaggagctacatctattaacatttacttttccttcccatagaaagtactcctggatcagtgcttctgtgttctttttgtgtctctgctctgttctctcaaacctccagtcggtcgtggcagatggccgctcacactgagcatggttctgctggaggtttcttcctgttaaaagggagtttttcctctccactgttgctacatgcatgctcagtatgaaggattgctgcaaagtcaacgccagttactgtccactgtctctacatgctcatccaggaggagtgaatgctgcaagtcactgactggatgcaatctgctgggtttccttacatagaaaaacgttttatccaatttgaataaataactgaatctgactgcactgtccaatgattaggattaattggaatgtatggacctgcttttgtgaagtgccttgagacaacgtgttgtctcgtggcgctatataaatgaactaaattgaattatatagacacaaacacaaacaagagGTGAGCAGCATCTCTGACCTGTGTGGTTGTGAAAAGCTTTCATGGAAAACTTCCTGAAGCTTTCCCACAATGTCATCAACATGGATGGGAATCAAGCTGCCATACTGCTGTAGAGACTCTTCCAGAATGCCTAACAGAGAAGACAGCCAGGACATGAATCAAGCACAGGTTGACATCTCTAGGAGGTAGAAATGTTTTAAGATGTTGTAAGATCATTTTGTTGGCAGCTGACCTCACATTGAATTTAAATAGTTGAAAACTGCTAAAACAATGAGATATTTGAAAAAAGCACACTGCTAACATCCATACCAGTTACACATTTTGTGTGTTCTTCACTAAGAGCCACTTCCACTGGTCTGACACCCACTTCGCGTCTCATTTTGTCTCCTTGCTTGTCTGAAGAAGGGCCATTTAACTGCATATCTAGTacacaaaaggaaataaacttTTAACAAACTCTTTCATTTCAAACCGTGACATGTAAATGTGTAACATTAGCACTTATAGAAAACCTGTAAGTCCTTTTTTCATTCAGTAGATATAATAATTTAGGGTTGCGCCAACTGATCGGCCAGCCGATCAATCAGTAATCAGTCATTACTTACATGTAAAACCCATCTTATTCACCGATCCTATTTACTTGTCTAACCTACTCtgcaaattttgtttatttttaaaaatgtgaaaaatgcaaGACCAAAGGAACTGCAATactgtaaatgtttaatttatatttgagagcactACCTCATGtgcaattaaaacaaatttgtattgtttcacgattactgttcaatgtttttgaataaaataagattggaacTTTTAAGTTGTATTGTGACCTTAAAACACCTGATGGTGCCAGGGAAATAATCTAGTGCAACAGCATGGCTATGTAGTAAAACTGCAGATGGCATTAAGGCCATTTTACATATTTAGACATAAGATGAGGGTCTCTGTTTTAAAGCTAGGTGAGTAAAATTTGGAATCctcctctttttcttttgtgtgtctTCCGTGagatttaaaagtattttaacaaGTTCATACCAAACGAGAATGTATTACCTTGGAGTTTTCTTTCTATTTACTGGTCACAGGAAGCAGCTTAGGCTCTTGTATTGGGTTTTAATTTTAGTCCTGCAACGACCCCATCGGGTACTGTGATGCCACTAGGATTCCTGCTTCCACTGCTTCCCTGAGAATCACCTATTCTACAGCTTACTGTTGCTTCAATTAGCTGAGTAATTCAATCATTATGGTCTGATTATTCACTGACCTAAAATTTCAATAACACTGTTAATAAGACGCAATCTggggaaatacaggtccttctcaaaatattagcatattgtgataaagttcattattttccataatgtcatgatgaaaatttaacattcatatattttagattcattgcacactaactgaaatatttcaggtcttttattgtcttaatatggatgattttggcatacagctcatgaaaacccaaaattcctatctcacaaaattagcatatttcatccgaccaataaaagaaaagtgtttttaatacaaaaaacgtcaaccttcaaataatcatgtacagttatgcactcaatacttggtcgggaatccttttgcagaaatgactgcttcaatgcggcgtggcatggaggcaatcagcctgtggcactgctgaggtcttatggaggcccaggatgcttcgatagcggcctttagctcatccagagtgttgggtcttgagtctctcaacgttctcttcacaatatcccacagattctctatggagttcaggtcaggagagttggcaggccaattgagcacagtgataccatggtcagtaaaccatttaccagtggttttggcactgtgagcaggtgccaggtcgtgctgaaaaatgaaatcttcatctccataaagcttttcagcagatggaagcatgaagtgctccaaaagcagaatttgctttcatccgaaaaaagtactttggaccactgagcaacagtccagtgctgcttctctgtagcccaggtcaggcgcttctgccgctgtttctggttcaaaagtggcttgacctggggaatgcggcacctgtagcccatttcctgcacacgcctgtacacggtggctctggatgtttctactccagactcagtccactgcttccgctggtcccccaaggtctggaatcggcccttctccaaaatcttcctcagggtccggtcacctcttctcgttgtgcagcgttttctgccacactttttccttcccacagacttcccactaaggtgccttgatacagcactctgggaacagcctattcgttcagaaatgtctttctgtgttttaccctcttgcttgagggtgtcaatagtggccttctggacagcagtcaggtcggcagtcttacccatgattggggttttgagtgatgaaccaggctgggagttttaaaggcctcaggaatcttttgcaggtgtttagagttaactcgttgattcagatgattaggttcatagctcgtttagagacccttttaataatatgctaattatgtgagataggaattttgggttttcatgagctgtatgccaaaatcatccgtattaagacaataaaagacctgaaatatttcagttagtgtgcaatgaatctaaaatatatgaatgttcaatttttatcatgacattatggaaaataagaactttatcacaatatgctaatattttgagaaggacctgtatgtattcACAAATTTCTGGCTAAACTTAACATAACAatttggctgaaaaaaaaaaaaaaaaaaaaaaaaaacataaatctgaGGGTAGGTTTATTTCCAGAATtatatttgaccatttcctgTGTGTGATGGTTTGTGGCATGCAAACTAGTTGGAATTAATGCTAGCTGTACGTTCGTGAGCAGTATTCATTAGCGACAGAAACAGGCTGCAATGATTATGAAGTAAATTCGGCATTTCAATATGGGTACCTGTTAAACGCTCCTCTTGGCTGTCATCCTCATCATTATTGTAAAATGGTGGAAAGTTTTTTGTCCTCCTTAGTCTGCCGTACATATTGTACGTTTGCCGTCTCCGACTCCACTGGTGCCCAGCTAAGGTGATCCATCGAGCCTTCTGGCGCCAGCTCTTCCAGTGCTGGGCGAGCTGAAATCCAAGAACTCCATAAGACCGCATGCGTCGCAAGCGTCTGAGCCTCTTCAGGGCCCGGTATCTGCTGAACTGGGACCCAAACAAGCCAGTGACTTCAGATGGGGAGACAATATTCTCTACAGATGGGTCACCAAGTTTTTCTTCCCTATGTCGTGGTCCATGATTTTGGTGGTGTTGCAATCGACTGTATGGGTTTGACTGGCAGGGAAAATCTGGGACTTCCCACTCCACCTTCTTCTGCTCTTCATTCTCTTCCACCTCATCCCCATCTTCCTCTTGTCCATTTTTTCCCCAGCCTTTGACTTGAAAATCCTCTATATCATCTTCATACAGATTATTTACTTCTTCCTCATCACCAATTGCTTCAATTCCACCAGGCCCATCCTCTTCCTCATCTTCGACATACTGTCCTGTccacagtttttctttctgcCCGAGCCTGAGGTGCATGGAGCTGGATACACTGTGGCCTGACACTGGGACAATGAGGTGGTCTCCAGGAATCCCTCCTAaacaaaacaggagaaaaatcGGTTAGGTGGCAAAATGGTCAAAGCATTCAGCTTTCCAtgcaaaaaaatctatttttaagcTGATTTAACATtaactaaaaacaaatatgcagGCTCAGACAACTCTGATCCCTCTAAAGGTTGCAGCAGATATAACCGATGTGCCCATtgctcattttttaaattttggtctCCAATTGACAAGACCTAAAACTGGGAAAGCTGCATGTGTTATGGCGATagctctaaaataaataattactgTCCCAAATCTTTCAGTCCTGGTTAAGGGAGCGTTCACACTACTGGTCGGGTCCAGAGATTGGACCAGGGATCAGTAAAAGTGAAGAAATTCACACCTTCAGTTGTCCTGGTTTGCTatcacacagtttttttttttagaccggACCAAACAAAGTCATGCATTTGGATTACATTGTTTTGGGGCCAGTGTTGCGCTGATCAAGAAGAAGAAAGCACCAAGAAGGAAGTCTGTCTCATTggggtttctgttgctactttggtttttaaatgtatttatgtgtCTGCACCTCTTTACTAACACACATAGCCCCACAAGATATTTTCAAACTCTTACTCCTTTTTCTACTCAAAAGCGCTGCTCTTACATTACATCCTGTCTTTTGGTGGCCTGACACACATTTCACATATTCACATTGCAAGAAAACTGCTCGTGGGTCCAGACAAATTTGTATCAAGATTATATAATCGTCTACTCATCTGTTCCCTCTGCAGCACAGGTGATAAAACAAACTTCAAACTTTATTTCTCTCATTATAAAGAACTTAGACTATAAAGAAGGGtctaaaaatagttttaaacacccagaaaacaaaaattattcttTTATCAAAAGCTTGCTTGCATTTTTACGTTTGACAATGTGATTGAAAAGGTGTCCTTCTATAATTATTAGGTAATGTGGATtgatgaaaaagtttaaagtcCAATCTAGCTAAGAAACTCAACATGAAAATTGTTTGCCATTTTAGAaataagtcttgttttttttgtttgcaaaaaaaacccagttaaagccatctatctatccatgaCTGATTACAGTAATGTGTTGTAC
Proteins encoded:
- the LOC124881244 gene encoding sentrin-specific protease 5-like isoform X2 encodes the protein MRDNGGSLAQNRWQGDLGLTAVGQDSTGGGGIPGDHLIVPVSGHSVSSSMHLRLGQKEKLWTGQYVEDEEEDGPGGIEAIGDEEEVNNLYEDDIEDFQVKGWGKNGQEEDGDEVEENEEQKKVEWEVPDFPCQSNPYSRLQHHQNHGPRHREEKLGDPSVENIVSPSEVTGLFGSQFSRYRALKRLRRLRRMRSYGVLGFQLAQHWKSWRQKARWITLAGHQWSRRRQTYNMYGRLRRTKNFPPFYNNDEDDSQEERLTDMQLNGPSSDKQGDKMRREVGVRPVEVALSEEHTKCVTGILEESLQQYGSLIPIHVDDIVGKLQEVFHESFSQPHRKGVVQHLIQSFQRSSGSAVAKTFRVNYKRHVLTMDDLGTLYGQNWLNDQIMNMYGDLVMDSVPDKVHFFNSFFYDKLRTKGYEGVKRWTKNVDIFQKDLLLIPIHLEVHWSLVSVDIPRRTITYFDSQRTLNRRCPKHIFKYLQAEAIKKDQRDFLTDWKGFFKMNVGRQNNDSDCGAFVLQYCKCLALGQPFNFGQQDMPRLRRQMYKELCHCKLTL
- the LOC124881244 gene encoding sentrin-specific protease 5-like isoform X1, with translation MRDNGGSLAQNRWQGDLGLTAVGQDSTGGGGIPGDHLIVPVSGHSVSSSMHLRLGQKEKLWTGQYVEDEEEDGPGGIEAIGDEEEVNNLYEDDIEDFQVKGWGKNGQEEDGDEVEENEEQKKVEWEVPDFPCQSNPYSRLQHHQNHGPRHREEKLGDPSVENIVSPSEVTGLFGSQFSRYRALKRLRRLRRMRSYGVLGFQLAQHWKSWRQKARWITLAGHQWSRRRQTYNMYGRLRRTKNFPPFYNNDEDDSQEERLTDMQLNGPSSDKQGDKMRREVGVRPVEVALSEEHTKCVTGILEESLQQYGSLIPIHVDDIVGKLQEVFHESFSQPHRFRSKDCNFCQKMKGVVQHLIQSFQRSSGSAVAKTFRVNYKRHVLTMDDLGTLYGQNWLNDQIMNMYGDLVMDSVPDKVHFFNSFFYDKLRTKGYEGVKRWTKNVDIFQKDLLLIPIHLEVHWSLVSVDIPRRTITYFDSQRTLNRRCPKHIFKYLQAEAIKKDQRDFLTDWKGFFKMNVGRQNNDSDCGAFVLQYCKCLALGQPFNFGQQDMPRLRRQMYKELCHCKLTL